CGCCTCGACTACATCCGCGACGGCGCCGCCATCTACGCGCGCTCCTTCGCGATGATCCGCGCCGAATCCGACCTCGCGCGCTTCCACGGCACCGCCGAGCGGGTCGCGGTGCGGATGATCCACGCCTGCGGCATGACCGACCTGCCCGCCGACATCGACCTGTCGCCGGACTTCGCCGAGGCCGCGGAGGCCGCGCTGCGTCGCGGCGCGCCGATCCTGTGCGACGCCCGCATGGTCGCCGACGGCGTCACCCGGGCGCGGCTGCCGGCCGGCAACGCGGTGATCTGCACCCTCTCCGACCCGCGCGTGCCGGACCTGGCGAAGACCCTCGACACCACCCGCACCGCCGCCGCGATGGAATTGTGGCGCGACCGGCTCGCCGGCGCGGTCGTCGCCGTCGGCAACGCGCCGACCGCCCTGTTCCGCCTGCTCGAGATGCTGGACGAGGGCGTGGCGCCGCCGGCCGCGGTGATCGGCGTGCCGGTCGGGTTCGTGGGTGCTGCCGAATCGAAGGACGCGCTCGCCGAGGACGGCCGGGTGCCGTTCCTGGTGGTGCGCGGCCGGCGCGGCGGCAGCGCCATGGCGGCGGCGGCCGTCAACGCCCTCGCCAACGAGGTCGAGTGATGGACGGCCCCTCCGGCTTCCCGTCGGCCGACCCGGCCGAGATTCCGTCCGCGCCGCGCCCCGCCGTCACCGGCACGCTCTACGGCGTCGGGATGGGGCCGGGCGATCCCGACTACCTCACCGTGCGGGCGGTGCGGGTGCTGGAGCGCGCCCACCACCTCGTGCATTTCTGCAAGGCCGGCCGGCGCGGCAACGCCCGCACCATCGCGGACGCGGTGGTGCGG
The sequence above is drawn from the Methylobacterium terrae genome and encodes:
- a CDS encoding precorrin-8X methylmutase; protein product: MNPRLDYIRDGAAIYARSFAMIRAESDLARFHGTAERVAVRMIHACGMTDLPADIDLSPDFAEAAEAALRRGAPILCDARMVADGVTRARLPAGNAVICTLSDPRVPDLAKTLDTTRTAAAMELWRDRLAGAVVAVGNAPTALFRLLEMLDEGVAPPAAVIGVPVGFVGAAESKDALAEDGRVPFLVVRGRRGGSAMAAAAVNALANEVE